Sequence from the Deinococcus planocerae genome:
CCCCGGGCTCTGGCGCAGCCGGGCGAGGGTCTCTGGCAGGGTCAGCGGCGCGGCCACGCTCTGAACGGCGGGCGCCGGGGGGGAGGCGGGGGGGGGCGGCGCCGGCTGCGCGAGCGCACCCCCAAGGGCGAGGGACGCGAGCAGCAGCCAGAGGCGAGGAGTCAGGAGGGGCGGGGAACGCATGCAAACCTCGGAGGACGGGAAAGGGGGAGGGTTAGTGAGTGCGAACTTGCTTACCGTGGCCGGGAACCGTACGGACCCCATACGCCGAGGAGCAGGCTAGGGTTCCAGGCCGGGCCACAGCACGTCGAAGAGGCCGCGCACGAAGCGCCCGGCGTCGAGCGGCTCGCGGGCTGGGTCGGGGGTCATGTGCTCGCGGTGCACGTAGTGGGTCAGGGTGCCCATCAGGGTGAGGGCGGTGACGTCGGCGTCCACCGGGCGCACCCGCCCGAGCGCCACCTCGGCGCGCAGGTAGGCGGCCACGGCGTCGGCGTCGTGGCGGATGGGATTGCCGAGGCGTTCGAGCATGGGGTTGTGCGCCGGAGCGTGCCCGCGCGAGAAGATCAGCATCAACCCCGGCAGGATGCGCCCCGCCGTCTCGATGAAGCCCAGCGCCGCCCGCTCCAGGTTGCGCCGCACGTCGCCGACCCCCACGAGCCCGGCGAGTTCCTCGCGCCACGCCGCGTAGTTCCGCAGTCCCACGACCTCCTCGAAGATGTCCTCCTTGGAGGCGAAGCGCTTGAACAGGGTGCCCTCGGAGACCCCGGCGCGCCGGGCGATCTCGGCGGTCGTGGCCGAGAAGCCCTGCTCCAAAAACACCTCGCGGGCCGCCTCCACGATTCGCTCGTCGGTGATCACGCGGGGGCGGGGCATAAGTGAGTATCTACTTCCTTACGGGCGCGCAGGTCTGTGGTGCGGGTCACACCCCGCCGTCAGCGCACGGGCTGGGCGGGCCGCGTCACCCGGACCCGGACCTGCGCGCCCTCGGGGTACACCGCGCCGCCCGCGTCGTGGACGAGGAGTTCCTGGCCCCCCAGCCGCACGGTGTAGGTCACGTCGTGGCCCTTGTACTCGCGGGCGAGGATGGTGACGGGCGTGCCGCTTTCTCCCTCGGGCGCGAAGGCGAGGTGTTCGGGCCGCACGCTGACGAGCACGGGGCCGTGCGCCTCCTCGGTGAGCGCGAGGGTCCCCAGGGCGGTGCGGGCGCTGGGGCCGCTCGCCGTGCCGCTCAGCAGGTTGCTGCGGCCCAGGAAGTTCGCCACGAAGGCGGTCTGCGGGCGCGCGTAGACCTCGTGGGGGGGCCCGACCTGCTCGACCTGCCCGGCCCGCATGACCAGGAGGCGGTCACTGAAGGCCAGCGCCTCTTCCTGGTCGTGGGTGACGAGGACGGCGGTGGCGCCGCTGCGGCGCAGAATCGCGCGCACCTCCTGGCGGGTCGAGTGCCGCAGCCCGGTGTCGAGGTTCGAGAAGGGCTCGTCGAGCAGCAGCAGGGCGGGCCGGGGCGCGAGCGCGCGGGCGAGCGCGACCCGCTGCTGTTGCCCGCCCGAGAGCTGGTGCGGCAGCCGCGCCTCGAAGACGGTCAGCCCCACGAGGGCGAGCGTCTCGCGGGCGCGGGCCAGCCGCTGCGCGCGGGGCAGCCCGTGCAGGCCGAACAAGACGTTGCCGAGCACCGTCAGGTGCGGAAAGAGGGCGTAGTCCTGAAAGACCAGCCCCACCCCCCGGCGTTCGGGCGGCACGAAGGGGGAGGTCACGTCGCGCCCCATGATCCGCACGCGGCCCCCCTCGGGCGCCTCCAGCCCCGCGACGAGCCGCAGGGTGGTCGTCTTGCCGCACCCGCTGGGGCCCAGCAGCGTGACGAGTTCGCCGGCCTCCACGCGCAGGTTCAGGCCGCCCAGCACGGGGGGCAGCCCCGGCGCGTAGCGTTTCGTGAGGTCTTGCAGTTCGAGGACCGTGGCCCGCTCGGTCTTCCCGGCACCCGTCGGCGGCGGGGTCGTCGCGGCGAGCGTCATCTCTCCCTCCTCAGGATCAGGCCCGTCAGCAGGGCCCCGCCCGCGGCGAGGGCGAGCGCGTAGGGCGCGGCGGCGGCGTACTGCGCCTCCTCGGTGGCGGTCCACACGCCCCGCGCCAGCGTGTCGAAGCCGGTCGGCGCGAGCAGCAGGGTCAGGGGCAATTCCTTGAGCACGCTCAGGAACACGAGGGCCGCGCTCGTCAGCAGCCCGGGGCGCATGATCGGCAGCGTGACCCGCCACAGGGTCCGCCCGGGCCGGGCGCCGAGCACGCGGGCGGCCTCCTCCAGCCGGGGGGTCGCGCGGGTCAGCGCCGTGCGGATCGGCCCGACCGCCTCGGCGGCGAAGTGCAGGCTGTACGCCACGATCAGGAGGGTGAAGGTCTGGTACAGGGGAGGCACGGCCCGCAGCACGAAGAACACCAGGGCCAGCGCGAACGCGAGGGGCGGCGTGGCGTAGCCCAGGTAGGCCACCCGCTCGGTGAGGCGCGCGGCCCGGCCCCGGTAGCGGCTCCCGATGTACGCGAGCGGAAACGCGAGGGCGGTCGTCGTGACGGCGGCGACCCCGGCGGCGCTCAGGGTGCTGCGGGCCGCGTTCCAGAGCCCCGCCAGCGCGTCCGGGTTTTGTTCCAGCCGCAGCCAGTACAGCATGGTGCCCAGCGGCACGACGAGCGCCGCCCCGCCGAGCGCCAGGACGAGGGCCCAGGCCAGGGGCGCCCAGCCGCGCAGGGGAATCCGGGCGGGCGGGCGCGTCCCCCCCGGCGACACCCGCGCGAGGAACACGCCGCGCATCAGCCTGGATTCCAGCCACAGGGTCAGCGCCGTGACCGCGAGGAGCATCAGGGCCAGCCACGCGGAGTACACCCGGTCGTAGGCGGCGGTGTACTGCCCGTAGATCGCCGCGCTGAAGGTGGGGTAGCGCATCAGGCTGACCACGCCGAAGTCACCCAGCACGTGCAGCGTGACGAGCAGCCCGCCCGCGAGCCACGCCGGGCGCAGGTGCGGCAACGTCACGAGGCGAAACGTCTGCCCGGGCGTGCGGCCCAGCAGCCGGGAGGCGTCCTCCAGCGCGGGGTCTTGCGAGCGCAGCGCCGCGTGCAGGTTCAGGAAAAGGTACGGAAAGGTGAAGAGGGTCAGCACGCCGAGCGCCCCCCAGAAGCCGCTCGGGCCGGGCCAGCTCAGGCCCGTCAGCGCGTCGACGGCGCCGCCCGGCCCGCTCGCGGCGATCAGGGTATAGGCCCCCACGTACCCCGGAATGGCGAGGGGCAGCACCCCCAGCAGGGTCGGCACCCAGCGGGGCCGGAAGGTCGTCCGCGCCGCGAGGTAGGCGAGCGGCAGCGCCAGCGCCGTGCCCGCGGAGAGGACCCCCAGCGCGAGGAGCAGCGTGTTCCCCAGCAGCTCCAGGTTGCGCACCCGGAAGACGATCTCGCGCAGTTCCTCCCCCTGCGCTCCGAAGGCCCGCAGCACGAGGTAAGCGAGCGGCAGCAACACGCCCAGCCCGGCGAGCAGCGCGGGCAGCGTCAGGGCCAGGGGAGGGCGGCGGGGGGTCGTCATGAGGGGAAGGGGCGGCCCGGCGGGCGGCAGGGCCCACGCAGGCTGAGCCAAACTAGCAAAGCCGTTGGGTCAGGGGTGGAGGCGGGAGTCCCGGTCCCGCACCGCCGCGAAGAAGGCTTTCTTTCCTGCTTTCCTGCGGAAGGGAGCCCCTTGCGGTCGGGCGGCGACCACCCCCTACAGCAGCCCCGCGTCGCGCAGCAGCTTCTGCGCCCGCTCGATGTTCTTCGGCAGCGCGGCGGGATCTAAGCGGGGGCTGCGCTTGGTCACGTCGCTGTAGGGCAGCATGGTGGTGGGCTGGAGAATGTTGCCGATCACCGGGTACTCGAAGTTCACGCTCAGGAAAAACGTCTGGGCGTCCTTGCCGGCGAGCGCGTTCAGGAAGCGGGCCGCGGCGGCCTGGTTCCGGCTCGTCTTCAGGATGCCCGCGCCCGTCGCGTTCCCCAGGTTGCCGATGTCGCCCTGCCGGAAGAAGTAGGTCTCGATGGGATAGTTCAGCCGCGCCACGCGCTGGATGTAGTAGTGGTTCGTGAGCGCCACGTCGATCTCACCCGCGCGCATCGCCTCCAGCATCCCTACGTTGCTCGTCTTGTAGTCCTTGGGTTCCAGCGCCTTCATGCCTTCGATCCACCCCCGGGTCGCCGCCTCGCCGTGCCGGGCGATCATCCCCGCCAGAAAGTCCTGGAAGGAGGGGTACGCGACCGTCCACCCGATGCGGCCCTTGAGACTGGTCATCTTCGGCAGGTCCAGCACGCTGGCGGGCAACTGCTCGGGCTTGATCTTGTCCTTGTTGTACGCCAGCACCCGGAAGCGCACCGTCGTGGGCAGCCACGAGCGGTCGTCGGGCACGTAGTCGGCAGACACCTTGCGCGTCAGCGCCGGGCCGAGCCGCGTGAAGCTGCCCTCCGAGGCCAGTTCGCCGAGCGCTCCCACGCTGTTGCCCCAGTACACGTCGGCGGGGCTGCGGCTCCCCTCCTCGCGGATCGCCGCGACGAGCTGGCTGTCCGTGCCGTAGCGGACGTTCACCCGAATCCCGGTCGCGCGCTCGAACTGCTGCACGATGGGGTCCACGAAGGTCTTTGCCCGGCCCGAGTAGACCGTCAGGGTCTGATTCGTCTGAGCGAGCGTCGTGCCCCCCAGCAGGAGAGCGGAAGTGGCAAGCAGAAAGCGTGACATGGCTGGAATCCTAAGTAGGTTGATCGGGATTGTCAACTCAGATGTGGGGGACGGCGGGTGATGGGGTGTGCCTTCTGTCCGCGCCCACCCGCACGGCCCCGCTCAGCGCCGTTCGAGCGCCAGCTCCACCAGGCGGGTCACGAGTTCGCTGTAGGTCAGGCCCGCCGCCTCGAAGAGTTTGGGGTACATGCTCGTGGTCGTGAAGCCGGGGATGGTGTTGACCTCGTTGAGAAACAGCTCGCCCGTCTCCTCGACGTAGAAGAAGTCCACCCGCGCGAGCCCGGCACAGTCGAGGGCCCGGAAGGCACTCAGGGCGAGGGACCGGACCCGCTCGGCGACCTCTGCGGGCAACGGCGCCGGGATGTGCATGGTCGCGCGCCCCTCGGTGTACTTCGTCACGTAGTCGTAGAACTCGGCGCTAAAGTGCAGCTCGCCCACCGGGCTGGCGACCGGCGCGTCGTTGCCGAGGATGCCGACCTCCACCTCCCGCGGTTTGTGGGCGGTCATCGCCTCCAGGATCACCCGGCGGTCGAGGCCGAAGGCGAGGTCGAGGGCGGCCTGAAGCTCCTCGGCGCGGGTGACCTTGGAGATGCCCACGCTCGACCCCAGGTTGGCGGGCTTCACGAAGAGGGGGAAGCCGAGGTCATGGGCGCGGGCCTCCACCTCGGCGGGGTGCTCCTGCCACTCGCGGCGCACGGCGAGCCGCCACGCGACCTGCGGGATGCTCACCGAGGCGAGCACCTGCTTGGTCATCACCTTGTCCATGCTCACCGCCGAGCCCAGCACCCCCGACCCCACGAAGGGGATTCCGGCGAGCGTCAGCAGGCCCTGGATGGTGCCGTCCTCGCCCATCGGGCCGTGGAGGAGGGGAAACACGGCGTCGTAGCCCTCGGCGCTCGCGGCGCGGTGCAGCACAAGGTCGCCGCCGCCTTGGGCGCGGCCCGTCTCCAGCGCCCGCGCGGTCTCGGTGGGCGGGAGCCAGCGGCCCTGGGGACTGATCACCACCGGGGTCACGTCGAACTGGTCGCGGGGCAGCGCCGCGAGGACGCTGCGGGCACTCATCAGGCTCACTTCATGCTCGCCGGACTGGCCGCCCGCCAGCAGCAGGATGCGTCGTTTCACGCGCGGTAGTATGGCACTCCCCATACTCAAGCGCCTCAGACTGAGTACAGAACGCCGAGAAAAGCGTGTGTGGCACGGGGGAGGCCTCTTTGGAAATTCTCACATCCGCCGCTCAGCCTACGCTATGATGCTCACCGTCCATCCACACAGGTGCCTCTCCTCACATCCCAGGCTGTGATGCGGCAGGCACCGAATTCTCGGGAGGCTCAATGAAGAAATTCGCTCTGCTCAGCACCCTCTTGCTCGTCGGCTCGGCTTTTGCCGCCGCGCCCCGTGACACGCTGGTCGTCCAGCAGGCCGCCGACATTCCCACGCTCGACCCGGGCGTGACGTACGACACGGCCTCGGGCGCCATCGTGGAGAACATGTACGAGACGCTGCTGACCTACCGGGGCAACAGCGTGCGTGACCTGGAGCCGCTGCTCGCCACGAGGGTGCCGACGGCCACCAACGGGGGCCGGACGTACACCTTCGACCTGCGCCGTAACGTCAAGTTCCACACCGGCAACACGATGACCTGCCGTGACGCCGAGTACTCCTTCGAGCGCAACCTGGTCACCAACAGCGCCGAGAGCGGCAACTGGTTTATCTCCGAGTCGCTGCTGGGCACCGGCAGCAACGCGAACGACGACAAGACGATCACCTGGGCGCGGATCGACCGGGCGGTCGAGTGCAACAACGCAGGCCAGCTCGTCTTCACGCTGCCGAAGGTGGACCCGGCGTTTCTCGCCAAGCTCGCCTACACCGGGCAGAGCATCGTGGACAGCAAGCACGCGATTGCCATCGGCGAGTGGAAGGGTACCGAGGCCGACTGGAAGAGCTTCGTCGGCAAGGACCTGACCGACTCGGCCCTGAACAAGCAGCCCAGCGGCACGGGCGCGTACCGCTTGGTGCGCCGTGACGCCAACGCCACGCTGCTTCAGGCGTTCGACGGCTACTGGGGCAAGAAGCCCGCGATCCGCAACGTGATCATTCAGAAGGTGCCCGAGATCGCCGCGCGCCAGCAGGCCTTCCTCCGCGGCGACGCCGACCTGATCGAGGGCGGCGGGCGCAGCGTGGACGAGCAGCAGATCAAGGGCAAGCCGGGCGTGGTGTGGCTCGACAACCTGCCCAACACCGTGGGAACCGCGATCTTCATGAACCAGCGGATTCAGGACCCCGGCCTGCTGGGCAGCGGCAAGCTCGACGGGCGCGGCATCCCCGCGAACTTCTTCAGCGACGTGAACGTGCGCCGGGCCTTCAGCCACGCCTTCAACTACCAGCAGTACATCCGCGACGTGCAGCAGGGCAAGGGCAAGCAGCGCACCATGCTGCTGCCGGACTCCTTCCCGGGCTACGATCCCGAGGTCAAGACCTACACCTTCGACGCCGCGAAGGCCCGCCAGTACTTCCAGCGCGCGTGGGGCGGCAACGTGTGGAAGAACGGCTTCACCCTGACCGCGAACTACCGCGCGGGCAGCGTGCCGGCGCAGACCGCGATGGAGATCCTGAAGCGGAACATCGAGTCCCTGAACCCCAAGTTCAAGGTCAACGTTCAGCAAAAGCAGTGGAGCGAGATGCTGGCCGACTCCAAGAACGGCAAGGAGGCCATGATCGTGCTGGGCTGGGCGCCTGACTACGCCGACCCGGACAACTTCATCCACACCTTCTACCACTCCAGCGGCTACTACGCGCCCCGCAGCAACTTCAAGGACGCCTCGGTGGACAAGTGGATCGACCAGGCCCGCGCGACCGTGAACACCGCCCAGCGCAACCGCCTGTACAGCCTCGTGGGCAACCGCGCCTACGAGCAGGCGCCGTACATCCTCGTCCCGGCGGGCGTGAACTACACTTTCCACCGCAACAACCTCCAGGGCGTGAGCGCGGCCACGTATAACCCGATGACGAGCTTCGAGGACACCGGGACTCTCTGGAAGGACCTCAGCAAGCGCTGACCCGCATTCCCGGCGGGCGGGACGGCCAGGTGCGGCTGTCCCCCCGCTTCGGCGTTTATCCCTCGCCCCACCGTAGAGGACCCTATGCTCAACTTCATCGTCAGGCGGCTGATTCAGGTTCCGCTGGTGATGCTCGTGCTCTCGCTCTTCATCGTCGGGCTGACCCAGCTCCTGACCCCCGAGCAGCGCGCCGCCGGGTTTATCCGCAGCGATCAGCAGGCCGCCCGACTGGAACAGATCATCGAGGAACGCGGCCTGCGCGATCCCTTCGTCGTGCAGTACGGCAACTGGCTCGGCAGCACCCTGCGCGGTGACCTGGGCTTCTCGCGCGCCAGCGGCCAGGACGTGCTCCAGACGATCCGCGAGCGGCTGCCGAACACCGTGGAACTCACGCTGCTCACCGCGCTGCCGATCCTGCTGCTCGGCGTGTGGCTGGGCACACTGAGCGCACTACACAAAGACAAGCTGATTGATCAGGTCCTGCGTGTCCTGACTATCCTAGGCTACAGTCTGCCCAGCTTCGTCTTAGGGATCGTGCTACTCGCCGTATTCTACGGCTACTTGGGCTGGCTACCGGGAGCCGGACAGGTCAGCATCGTCAACCAATTCGCCCTCGGGGACCTGCGACGCTATACCGGGCTGCTCAGTCTCGACGCGGCGCTCAATGGGCGTTGGGACATCGCCTGGGATGTGCTACAGCACTTGATCCTGCCCGCAGCAACCCTGACGGTTATTAATGCTGCGACCATCGTGAA
This genomic interval carries:
- a CDS encoding ABC transporter permease; translated protein: MLNFIVRRLIQVPLVMLVLSLFIVGLTQLLTPEQRAAGFIRSDQQAARLEQIIEERGLRDPFVVQYGNWLGSTLRGDLGFSRASGQDVLQTIRERLPNTVELTLLTALPILLLGVWLGTLSALHKDKLIDQVLRVLTILGYSLPSFVLGIVLLAVFYGYLGWLPGAGQVSIVNQFALGDLRRYTGLLSLDAALNGRWDIAWDVLQHLILPAATLTVINAATIVKVMRNNMLEALTSDYVRTARAKGLSSRVVNNKHARRNALLTIVTLGGFLIINLLSGSLITEFIFGYPGVGLWMVEAGLRLDIPAVLGFGLLSALIVVIVSTVVDILYGVVDPRVRFD
- a CDS encoding ABC transporter substrate-binding protein, whose amino-acid sequence is MKKFALLSTLLLVGSAFAAAPRDTLVVQQAADIPTLDPGVTYDTASGAIVENMYETLLTYRGNSVRDLEPLLATRVPTATNGGRTYTFDLRRNVKFHTGNTMTCRDAEYSFERNLVTNSAESGNWFISESLLGTGSNANDDKTITWARIDRAVECNNAGQLVFTLPKVDPAFLAKLAYTGQSIVDSKHAIAIGEWKGTEADWKSFVGKDLTDSALNKQPSGTGAYRLVRRDANATLLQAFDGYWGKKPAIRNVIIQKVPEIAARQQAFLRGDADLIEGGGRSVDEQQIKGKPGVVWLDNLPNTVGTAIFMNQRIQDPGLLGSGKLDGRGIPANFFSDVNVRRAFSHAFNYQQYIRDVQQGKGKQRTMLLPDSFPGYDPEVKTYTFDAAKARQYFQRAWGGNVWKNGFTLTANYRAGSVPAQTAMEILKRNIESLNPKFKVNVQQKQWSEMLADSKNGKEAMIVLGWAPDYADPDNFIHTFYHSSGYYAPRSNFKDASVDKWIDQARATVNTAQRNRLYSLVGNRAYEQAPYILVPAGVNYTFHRNNLQGVSAATYNPMTSFEDTGTLWKDLSKR
- a CDS encoding extracellular solute-binding protein, with translation MSRFLLATSALLLGGTTLAQTNQTLTVYSGRAKTFVDPIVQQFERATGIRVNVRYGTDSQLVAAIREEGSRSPADVYWGNSVGALGELASEGSFTRLGPALTRKVSADYVPDDRSWLPTTVRFRVLAYNKDKIKPEQLPASVLDLPKMTSLKGRIGWTVAYPSFQDFLAGMIARHGEAATRGWIEGMKALEPKDYKTSNVGMLEAMRAGEIDVALTNHYYIQRVARLNYPIETYFFRQGDIGNLGNATGAGILKTSRNQAAAARFLNALAGKDAQTFFLSVNFEYPVIGNILQPTTMLPYSDVTKRSPRLDPAALPKNIERAQKLLRDAGLL
- a CDS encoding ABC transporter ATP-binding protein, coding for MTLAATTPPPTGAGKTERATVLELQDLTKRYAPGLPPVLGGLNLRVEAGELVTLLGPSGCGKTTTLRLVAGLEAPEGGRVRIMGRDVTSPFVPPERRGVGLVFQDYALFPHLTVLGNVLFGLHGLPRAQRLARARETLALVGLTVFEARLPHQLSGGQQQRVALARALAPRPALLLLDEPFSNLDTGLRHSTRQEVRAILRRSGATAVLVTHDQEEALAFSDRLLVMRAGQVEQVGPPHEVYARPQTAFVANFLGRSNLLSGTASGPSARTALGTLALTEEAHGPVLVSVRPEHLAFAPEGESGTPVTILAREYKGHDVTYTVRLGGQELLVHDAGGAVYPEGAQVRVRVTRPAQPVR
- a CDS encoding TetR/AcrR family transcriptional regulator, encoding MPRPRVITDERIVEAAREVFLEQGFSATTAEIARRAGVSEGTLFKRFASKEDIFEEVVGLRNYAAWREELAGLVGVGDVRRNLERAALGFIETAGRILPGLMLIFSRGHAPAHNPMLERLGNPIRHDADAVAAYLRAEVALGRVRPVDADVTALTLMGTLTHYVHREHMTPDPAREPLDAGRFVRGLFDVLWPGLEP
- a CDS encoding D-alanine--D-alanine ligase family protein — encoded protein: MKRRILLLAGGQSGEHEVSLMSARSVLAALPRDQFDVTPVVISPQGRWLPPTETARALETGRAQGGGDLVLHRAASAEGYDAVFPLLHGPMGEDGTIQGLLTLAGIPFVGSGVLGSAVSMDKVMTKQVLASVSIPQVAWRLAVRREWQEHPAEVEARAHDLGFPLFVKPANLGSSVGISKVTRAEELQAALDLAFGLDRRVILEAMTAHKPREVEVGILGNDAPVASPVGELHFSAEFYDYVTKYTEGRATMHIPAPLPAEVAERVRSLALSAFRALDCAGLARVDFFYVEETGELFLNEVNTIPGFTTTSMYPKLFEAAGLTYSELVTRLVELALERR
- a CDS encoding ABC transporter permease, coding for MTTPRRPPLALTLPALLAGLGVLLPLAYLVLRAFGAQGEELREIVFRVRNLELLGNTLLLALGVLSAGTALALPLAYLAARTTFRPRWVPTLLGVLPLAIPGYVGAYTLIAASGPGGAVDALTGLSWPGPSGFWGALGVLTLFTFPYLFLNLHAALRSQDPALEDASRLLGRTPGQTFRLVTLPHLRPAWLAGGLLVTLHVLGDFGVVSLMRYPTFSAAIYGQYTAAYDRVYSAWLALMLLAVTALTLWLESRLMRGVFLARVSPGGTRPPARIPLRGWAPLAWALVLALGGAALVVPLGTMLYWLRLEQNPDALAGLWNAARSTLSAAGVAAVTTTALAFPLAYIGSRYRGRAARLTERVAYLGYATPPLAFALALVFFVLRAVPPLYQTFTLLIVAYSLHFAAEAVGPIRTALTRATPRLEEAARVLGARPGRTLWRVTLPIMRPGLLTSAALVFLSVLKELPLTLLLAPTGFDTLARGVWTATEEAQYAAAAPYALALAAGGALLTGLILRRER